Proteins encoded together in one Planctomyces sp. SH-PL14 window:
- a CDS encoding DUF899 domain-containing protein, producing MATHPVVSREEWTKARLALLEREKELTELRDQVSAERRQLPWVRIDKDYRFATPGGTKKLGELFDGRHTLIVYHFMLGPGWSEGCPSCSYLMDHVDGMQPHLNARGVTFSAVSRAPLPEIERFKTRMGWKFPWASSFGSDFNYDFHVSFGQEDLNRGRVEYNFSTGPAPVEDLPGLSVFAREPSGEVFHTYSGYARGLDILLGTYNYLDMTPRGREEESLAFSMAWVRHHDKYGTDYKVDPQAGYVPPVGAAVPHCCGCES from the coding sequence ATGGCCACACACCCTGTTGTCTCCCGTGAAGAATGGACGAAAGCCCGCCTGGCCCTGCTGGAGCGGGAGAAAGAACTGACGGAGCTTCGCGACCAGGTGAGTGCGGAGCGGCGGCAGCTCCCCTGGGTCCGGATCGACAAGGATTATCGGTTCGCGACTCCGGGCGGGACGAAGAAGCTCGGCGAGCTCTTCGACGGGCGGCACACGCTGATCGTCTACCACTTCATGCTGGGCCCCGGCTGGAGCGAAGGCTGCCCAAGCTGTTCCTATCTGATGGACCACGTCGACGGGATGCAGCCGCACCTGAATGCTCGCGGCGTCACGTTCAGCGCCGTCTCGCGGGCGCCGCTGCCGGAGATCGAACGCTTCAAGACACGGATGGGGTGGAAGTTTCCGTGGGCGTCGTCGTTCGGCTCCGACTTCAACTACGACTTCCATGTCTCGTTCGGGCAGGAAGATCTGAACCGGGGGAGGGTGGAGTACAACTTCTCGACGGGGCCAGCTCCGGTCGAGGATCTGCCGGGGCTGAGCGTGTTCGCCCGCGAGCCTTCGGGCGAGGTGTTCCACACCTATTCCGGTTATGCCCGTGGTCTCGACATCCTGCTCGGGACGTACAACTACCTCGACATGACGCCGCGGGGCCGCGAAGAGGAGAGCCTTGCCTTCAGCATGGCGTGGGTCCGGCATCACGACAAATACGGGACGGACTACAAGGTCGACCCGCAGGCGGGCTACGTACCCCCGGTCGGCGCGGCGGTGCCGCACTGCTGCGGGTGCGAATCATGA
- a CDS encoding reverse transcriptase family protein, with the protein MGLLSFLKRLLFGAPASNDAPARPKPSNDPASRPATPPASPPSTDGTATKKRVRLTPMRRQGPRERGQPARETARPPYPYAFPTYGGKFLDLSDGTDFERLRQFGLPELVYPGQLAEWLQLPLGHVAWLTYRFCDGNRPQTAGQAHYHFHWVRKKSGGHRLIEAPKSRLRRVQDQILREILDRVPSHPAAHGFVRGRSIVTNAEPHVGHKFVFKLDLENFYPSVRYSRVVATFRSLGYSREIAIWLARLTTSLIPTDLPTPGQRPGMLYAYFGRHLPQGASTSPAIANLSALGLDIRLSGLANAYGCTYTRYADDLTLSGPGKAAGALRELIPLSEQIVRSERFHLHPVKRRILRRGQRMRVTGVVVNDKVNIARGDFDRLKAILTNCIRTGPEAQNREGLPAFSDHLRGRIAHITQLNPNRGAKLQALFARIRWP; encoded by the coding sequence ATGGGATTGCTGAGCTTCCTCAAACGGTTGCTGTTCGGAGCGCCGGCCTCAAACGATGCGCCCGCCCGCCCGAAGCCGTCCAACGATCCGGCAAGTCGACCAGCGACTCCGCCCGCGTCGCCTCCATCGACGGACGGCACCGCCACGAAAAAGCGGGTTCGCCTCACGCCGATGCGCCGGCAGGGCCCGCGGGAGCGGGGCCAGCCCGCACGGGAAACCGCTCGTCCCCCCTACCCCTACGCCTTTCCGACGTACGGCGGAAAGTTCCTCGACCTCTCGGACGGAACCGACTTCGAGCGGCTCCGGCAGTTCGGACTGCCCGAACTGGTCTACCCGGGACAGCTCGCCGAATGGCTTCAGCTCCCCCTCGGCCATGTGGCATGGCTGACGTACCGGTTCTGCGACGGCAACCGGCCACAGACGGCGGGGCAGGCGCACTACCACTTTCACTGGGTGCGAAAGAAGAGCGGCGGACACCGCTTGATCGAAGCCCCCAAGTCCCGGCTCCGGCGGGTCCAGGACCAGATCCTGCGGGAAATTCTCGACCGCGTCCCGTCCCACCCGGCGGCGCACGGGTTTGTCCGCGGACGGTCGATCGTGACCAACGCCGAACCGCACGTGGGACATAAGTTCGTCTTCAAGCTCGACCTGGAGAACTTCTATCCCAGCGTCCGCTACTCGCGCGTCGTGGCGACCTTTCGTTCACTCGGCTACTCGCGGGAAATCGCGATCTGGCTGGCGCGGCTCACGACATCCCTGATCCCGACTGACCTGCCGACTCCGGGACAGCGGCCGGGAATGCTCTACGCGTACTTCGGACGGCACCTGCCTCAAGGGGCCTCGACGTCGCCGGCGATCGCCAACCTGTCCGCGCTGGGGCTCGATATCCGGCTGAGCGGCCTGGCAAACGCCTACGGCTGCACATACACACGCTACGCGGACGATCTGACACTTTCGGGCCCGGGGAAAGCGGCCGGAGCGCTGCGGGAACTGATTCCCCTGTCGGAGCAGATCGTCCGGAGCGAGCGTTTTCATCTGCATCCGGTCAAGCGCCGTATCCTCCGCCGCGGACAGCGGATGCGGGTGACCGGTGTCGTGGTGAACGACAAGGTCAACATCGCCCGGGGCGACTTCGACCGCCTCAAGGCGATCCTGACGAACTGCATCCGGACGGGCCCCGAGGCCCAGAACCGTGAAGGGCTCCCGGCGTTTTCCGACCACCTGCGGGGGCGGATCGCCCACATCACGCAGCTCAACCCCAACCGGGGAGCGAAACTCCAGGCCCTCTTCGCCCGGATTCGATGGCCCTGA
- a CDS encoding PSD1 and planctomycete cytochrome C domain-containing protein has translation MRWLASVVLLIVLAPRAQAEAPTAEGLKFFESKVRPLLVEKCFECHGEKKQKGSLRLDSLEAAKEGGDSGAAVVPGKPEESLLVDAINYSSLEMPPGGKLTEDEITTLTEWVKMGAPWPEEAKGTSSRRTERTITDEDRSYWAYRPLAAPVPPPTADATWSRTDIDRFVLARLEAERIRPAETASNVTLVRRLYQDLTGLPPTPQQVDAWLSDTSDKGYERLVDELLASPRYGEHFARFWLDLVRYADSDGYKQDTYRPHAWRYRDYVIGAFNADKPYDQFVREQLAGDELSPSDPEALVATGYLRHGIYEYNQRDARGQWRVILEDITDTTADVFLGMGFGCAKCHDHKFDPILQKDYYRLQAFFANLGMRDDVVIADAAASARHREELAVWEEKTAEIRTELQRIEGPYRERSRAHAIGMFPEDIQAIMAKPAPDRDCYERQIAHLVELQVWEEWNLIAQKLKGDEKKRWDALQKDLAVFKEIQPAPLAVAPMACDLTRAAPVVMVPDKPRLGEIEPGVPSVFDTAPLAIQPVSTAPESSGRRAALAEWLTRPDNPITTRVIVNRIWQQHFGTGLVASVSDFGRLGDPPSHPELLDWLAREFVAHGWSFKWLHRQIVLSAAYRQSAEPCAVATGQPDPAVVDPGNRLLWRFPVRRLAAEQIRDALLAVTGELQSSAGGEGVEPVEPKRTVYLKMIRNRRDPLLEVFDLPDRLISAGDRNTTTTPTQSLLLINSPAMLERAQQFAARVRREVSGGWESSVRLAYQLSVSREPTDVESRRAVEFLVPADKAVDEQATSARFVDFCHALLNSNEFLYID, from the coding sequence ATGCGGTGGCTGGCCTCGGTTGTCCTGCTGATTGTTCTCGCGCCTCGGGCTCAGGCGGAGGCTCCGACCGCCGAAGGGCTCAAGTTCTTCGAGAGCAAGGTCCGGCCGCTGCTCGTTGAGAAGTGCTTCGAGTGCCACGGCGAGAAGAAGCAGAAGGGAAGCCTGCGGCTGGACAGCCTGGAGGCGGCCAAAGAAGGGGGCGATTCCGGGGCTGCGGTCGTTCCCGGCAAGCCGGAGGAGAGTCTTCTCGTCGACGCGATCAATTACAGCTCGCTGGAGATGCCTCCCGGCGGCAAGCTGACGGAAGACGAAATCACCACGCTGACCGAGTGGGTCAAGATGGGGGCTCCCTGGCCTGAAGAGGCCAAAGGGACATCGAGCCGGCGGACCGAACGGACGATCACGGACGAAGACCGCAGTTACTGGGCCTACCGTCCGCTAGCGGCCCCCGTGCCGCCGCCGACCGCCGACGCCACTTGGTCGCGGACGGACATCGACCGGTTCGTGCTGGCGCGGCTCGAGGCGGAGCGGATTCGACCGGCCGAGACCGCTTCGAACGTCACGCTCGTCCGCCGTCTCTACCAGGACCTCACCGGCCTGCCGCCGACGCCGCAACAGGTCGATGCGTGGCTCTCGGACACGTCGGACAAAGGCTACGAACGTCTCGTCGATGAACTCCTCGCGAGCCCGCGTTATGGCGAACACTTCGCCCGCTTCTGGCTCGACCTTGTCCGCTACGCCGATTCCGACGGGTACAAGCAGGACACCTATCGTCCGCACGCGTGGCGGTACCGGGACTACGTCATCGGGGCCTTCAACGCCGACAAACCGTACGATCAGTTCGTCCGGGAACAGCTCGCCGGCGACGAATTGTCACCGAGTGATCCGGAGGCCCTTGTCGCCACCGGGTACCTGCGGCATGGGATCTACGAATACAACCAGCGCGACGCGCGGGGCCAGTGGCGCGTGATCCTGGAGGACATTACCGACACGACGGCGGACGTCTTCCTTGGGATGGGCTTCGGATGCGCGAAGTGCCACGACCACAAGTTCGACCCGATCCTGCAGAAGGACTACTACCGGCTCCAGGCGTTCTTCGCGAACCTGGGGATGCGGGACGACGTCGTGATCGCCGATGCCGCCGCGTCGGCACGGCACCGCGAGGAACTCGCCGTCTGGGAAGAGAAGACCGCGGAGATCCGCACGGAGCTGCAGAGGATCGAAGGACCGTACCGCGAACGGTCGCGGGCCCACGCGATCGGCATGTTCCCCGAGGACATCCAGGCGATCATGGCGAAGCCCGCGCCCGACCGGGACTGCTACGAGCGGCAGATTGCGCATCTCGTCGAGCTGCAGGTCTGGGAAGAGTGGAACCTGATCGCCCAGAAGCTGAAGGGGGATGAGAAGAAGCGGTGGGACGCTCTGCAGAAGGACCTCGCGGTCTTCAAGGAGATTCAGCCCGCTCCGCTCGCCGTGGCCCCGATGGCGTGCGACCTGACCCGCGCGGCCCCCGTCGTGATGGTGCCGGACAAGCCCCGGCTGGGCGAGATCGAACCGGGTGTTCCGAGCGTCTTCGACACCGCCCCGCTCGCGATCCAGCCGGTCTCGACGGCTCCGGAATCGTCCGGCCGCCGCGCCGCTCTGGCGGAGTGGTTGACCCGTCCGGACAACCCGATCACGACGCGGGTCATCGTCAACCGGATCTGGCAGCAGCACTTCGGAACGGGACTTGTCGCCTCGGTCTCGGACTTCGGCCGGCTCGGCGATCCTCCGTCGCACCCGGAACTGCTCGACTGGCTGGCGCGCGAGTTCGTCGCCCATGGCTGGAGCTTCAAGTGGCTTCACCGGCAGATCGTCCTGTCCGCCGCGTACCGGCAATCGGCGGAGCCTTGCGCTGTCGCCACGGGCCAGCCGGATCCGGCGGTTGTCGATCCGGGCAATCGTTTGTTGTGGCGGTTCCCGGTTCGACGTCTTGCGGCGGAACAGATCCGGGACGCGCTCCTGGCCGTGACCGGGGAGCTGCAGTCCTCCGCCGGCGGCGAGGGAGTGGAACCGGTCGAGCCGAAGCGAACGGTCTATTTGAAGATGATCCGTAACCGCCGCGATCCGCTGCTGGAAGTCTTCGACCTCCCGGACCGGCTGATCAGCGCGGGGGACCGGAACACGACGACTACTCCGACGCAGTCGCTGCTCCTGATCAACAGTCCCGCGATGCTCGAACGGGCGCAGCAGTTCGCGGCCCGTGTCCGGCGGGAGGTCTCCGGCGGCTGGGAGTCCTCGGTCCGTCTGGCGTACCAGCTCAGCGTCTCCCGCGAGCCGACCGACGTCGAGTCGCGCCGCGCGGTCGAGTTCCTTGTCCCAGCTGATAAGGCGGTGGACGAACAGGCGACGAGTGCCCGTTTTGTGGACTTCTGCCATGCTCTGCTGAACTCGAACGAGTTTCTCTACATCGACTGA
- a CDS encoding prenyltransferase/squalene oxidase repeat-containing protein, whose protein sequence is MRRRDFIALLGGAAGSLPLLASYGQPDSRSTPALVTPETQAAIDRGLKWLAERQLPDGAFGTAGSYRKNVGIAGLAGLAFLSSGSTPGRGPYGGAINRVIDYLQSRAAPSGYIVEEGVGYHGPMYGHGFATMFLAEAYGTTDRPALRGLLRRAVDLIIDSQNDQGGWRYTPASNEADISVTACQLMALRGARNTGISVPKKTIDRGIEYVTRCQNMDGGFRYRLFEAAESRFPRSAAAVASLYTSGVHEGPLLDNGRRYLQQFFPGVAIVRDQENYFYGHYYAIQAAWHAGGRMWEQWYSGIRAELRSSQLTDGYWSDPWFGNEYSTAMALIILQVPNHALPIFDR, encoded by the coding sequence ATGCGGCGTCGCGATTTCATCGCTCTGCTCGGAGGCGCCGCCGGCTCGCTGCCGCTCCTCGCGTCGTACGGGCAGCCCGACTCTCGATCGACGCCGGCCCTCGTGACGCCGGAGACACAGGCCGCCATCGACCGCGGTCTCAAGTGGCTGGCCGAACGCCAGCTTCCCGACGGCGCATTCGGCACCGCCGGCAGCTACCGGAAGAATGTCGGCATCGCCGGGCTCGCGGGACTCGCCTTCCTCTCCTCGGGCAGCACCCCCGGCCGCGGCCCGTACGGAGGAGCGATCAACCGCGTCATCGACTATCTCCAGAGCCGTGCCGCTCCCTCGGGCTACATCGTTGAAGAGGGGGTCGGCTACCACGGCCCGATGTACGGCCACGGCTTCGCGACGATGTTCCTGGCCGAGGCGTACGGCACGACCGACCGCCCGGCGCTCCGCGGTCTGTTGCGGCGGGCGGTTGACCTCATCATCGACTCCCAGAACGACCAGGGGGGCTGGCGCTACACGCCCGCCTCCAATGAGGCGGATATCTCGGTCACCGCCTGCCAGCTGATGGCTCTCCGCGGCGCCCGGAACACCGGGATCTCGGTCCCCAAGAAAACGATCGACCGCGGGATCGAGTACGTCACCCGCTGCCAGAATATGGACGGCGGCTTCCGCTACCGCCTCTTCGAGGCGGCCGAGAGCCGCTTCCCCCGTTCCGCCGCGGCCGTCGCCAGTCTCTATACCTCCGGTGTCCATGAGGGCCCGCTCCTCGACAACGGCCGCCGCTACCTGCAGCAGTTCTTTCCCGGCGTGGCGATCGTCCGCGACCAGGAGAACTACTTCTACGGGCACTACTACGCCATCCAGGCCGCCTGGCATGCGGGGGGGCGGATGTGGGAACAGTGGTACTCGGGCATCCGGGCCGAGCTCCGCAGTTCCCAGCTCACGGACGGCTACTGGTCCGACCCCTGGTTCGGGAACGAATACAGCACGGCGATGGCCCTCATTATTCTTCAGGTTCCCAACCACGCCCTCCCCATCTTCGACCGTTAG
- the epsC gene encoding serine O-acetyltransferase EpsC: MAIDFRRKSVLASITSQVIDTYSSDAASITHLGQEPLPSLEVCLSILSDLKEILFPGYRRRQNLSLVNAPYYVGDLIDSLHDRLADQFARAFRYQSQAGRTVGQEPVPADFAALGQDHAIRFLSALPHLRRLLATDAQAAYDGDPAASGIDEIVFCYPGFEAVTVHRLAHQLYGQKVPLVPRIFSEWAHSQTGIDIHPGASIGPSFFIDHGTGVVIGETCEIAAHVKIYQGVTLGALSFDKDADGNLVRGTKRHPTIEDHVAIYANATVLGGRTVVGAYSVIGASASVTRSVPRNTVVTIEKPLLRFREAA, translated from the coding sequence ATGGCTATCGACTTTCGTCGCAAGTCCGTCCTGGCGAGCATCACCAGCCAGGTCATCGACACCTACTCGTCCGACGCCGCGTCGATCACCCATCTGGGGCAGGAGCCGCTGCCAAGTCTGGAAGTCTGCCTTTCGATCCTGAGTGATCTCAAGGAGATCCTTTTTCCGGGCTACCGCCGTCGCCAGAACCTGAGCCTCGTTAACGCGCCGTACTACGTCGGCGACCTGATCGACTCGCTCCACGACCGCCTCGCCGACCAGTTTGCGCGGGCCTTCCGCTATCAGTCGCAGGCGGGACGGACCGTCGGCCAGGAACCGGTCCCGGCCGACTTCGCCGCCCTCGGGCAGGACCATGCCATCCGGTTCCTGAGCGCCCTGCCGCACCTCAGGCGGCTCCTTGCGACCGATGCCCAGGCGGCCTACGACGGCGACCCGGCCGCTTCCGGAATCGACGAGATCGTCTTCTGCTACCCCGGCTTCGAGGCGGTGACGGTCCACCGGCTGGCTCACCAGCTCTACGGCCAGAAGGTCCCGCTGGTCCCGCGGATCTTCTCGGAGTGGGCTCACTCGCAGACGGGCATCGATATTCATCCCGGCGCGTCGATTGGGCCGTCGTTCTTCATCGATCACGGGACGGGGGTCGTGATCGGCGAGACGTGCGAGATCGCGGCGCACGTGAAGATTTATCAGGGGGTTACGCTCGGTGCGCTGAGCTTCGACAAGGATGCGGACGGCAATCTGGTCCGCGGGACCAAGCGACACCCGACGATCGAGGATCACGTCGCCATCTACGCCAATGCGACGGTGCTGGGGGGCCGGACGGTTGTGGGAGCCTACTCGGTCATCGGGGCGAGCGCCTCGGTGACTCGGAGCGTTCCGCGGAACACGGTCGTCACGATCGAAAAGCCGCTGTTGCGGTTCCGCGAGGCGGCGTAG